The following proteins are encoded in a genomic region of Candida albicans SC5314 chromosome 4, complete sequence:
- the YFH1 gene encoding ferroxidase (Frataxin; may be required for iron storage or delivery; role in oxidative stress resistance; transcript regulated by Nrg1, repressed if iron absent induced by macrophage interaction; Hap43-repressed gene), whose translation MFKRFALNSAKCLSKPACTRQLIYPQTRFITKTLPTVASALRPIGSIRAYSLSTEGEAIDDKIDKLTDNEYAKVSNEYLENLSDSLEELNEDFEQVDSELSQGVLTLTLPPNGTYVINKQPPNKQIWLSSPISGPKRYDLIGGKWVTLRDGSSLTSLLEEEISTAIGQEFKFETVEQ comes from the coding sequence ATGTTCAAAAGATTTGCATTGAATTCAGCTAAATGCCTTAGCAAACCAGCTTGTACTCGACAACTTATATACCCTCAAACCAGATTCATCACCAAGACATTGCCAACTGTGGCGTCTGCTTTGAGACCAATAGGCTCAATTAGAGCTTATTCGCTCAGTACTGAAGGTGAAGCTATagatgataaaattgataaacttACAGATAACGAGTATGCTAAAGTTTCCAACGAGTATTTAGAGAACTTGTCTGATCTGTTAGAGGAATTGAATGAAGACTTTGAACAAGTGGATTCCGAATTGAGTCAAGGGGTTTTAACTTTGACGTTGCCACCAAATGGTACTTATGTGATTAACAAACAACCGccaaataaacaaatttggTTGAGCTCTCCTATTAGTGGTCCTAAAAGATACGATTTAATTGGCGGTAAATGGGTCACATTACGTGATGGAAGTTCATTGACATCATTATTAGAGGAAGAAATATCAACAGCCATTGGTCAAGagtttaaatttgaaactgTTGAACAGTAG
- a CDS encoding uncharacterized protein (Ortholog of C. dubliniensis CD36 : Cd36_44020, C. parapsilosis CDC317 : CPAR2_302330, Candida tenuis NRRL Y-1498 : CANTEDRAFT_105448 and Debaryomyces hansenii CBS767 : DEHA2C10582g): MTTEINQINKYIKEKITTNSSLFKTTFHQLINHRYTLLMFFTILIIAVILVAVMVILPYASGLTKIEIDRSHHQSSKKSSQESKPPQQQQQQYYGYVPPDEIQDLDDQANQQHQSLKDRAHLLKERLQVTADDIPLKIKLNKLDSGSTASGNSSGLRHRKREKLDLDNNPNTYDYDIDELIAEENDLARKEQQQEFYKDQIIGKEREEMV, from the coding sequence ATGACGACCGagataaatcaaatcaacaaatacatcaaagaaaaaattaccACTAACTCTTCACTTTTCAAAACAACTTTTCATCAACTCATTAACCATAGATATACGTTATTGATGTTTTTCACTATTTTGATTATAGCAGTCATATTAGTGGCTGTGATGGTAATATTACCTTATGCATCGGGTttaacaaaaattgaaatcgATAGATCTCATCACCAGTCTCTGAAAAAGTCATCACAGGAAAGCAAACCtccacaacaacagcaacaacaatattacGGATATGTTCCACCGGATGAGATACAAGATTTGGACGACCAAGCtaatcaacaacaccaGTCTTTAAAAGATAGAGCACATTTATTAAAGGAAAGACTTCAAGTTACGGCCGATGACATACCGCTTAAAATCAAACTCAACAAACTTGACAGTGGAAGTACTGCTAGTGGTAATAGCAGTGGATTGAGACatagaaaaagagagaaattGGACCTTGATAATAATCCAAACACTTATGATTATGacattgatgaattgattgcAGAGGAGAATGATTTGGCCAGAAAAgagcaacaacaagaattcTATAAAGATCAAATAATCGGtaaagaaagagaagaaatGGTTTAA
- a CDS encoding uncharacterized protein (Putative cytochrome P450; Hap43-repressed gene), translated as MLSSIRWDEALLILLNYLNDYPVTITCFLVLLIIALGIAIDYIITPKEIANIFPIPGELPFIGHLHLILENPALIYLTWSKLYNQSIFQIRIGNKRVVVVNSFDDVVGLWVNHSCQNNSRPLSYTFHDLVSAIQGFTIGSTPASLTFQKKKKTISQYLNKRQIELKSDTINRQINIMIGELWKRDNEFEDINLLPYFQKFVLQTAIFIGYGIELDCYKEHSQFCQEIIDIENKIIRLRSPISNLQDSIPLLRIMPRWFNNSEIARMCGERRNSYMNKLYQQLQQGLAEDLPQYKNSILGDLITKTTNTQNNNDDSSDTNCTSHNNCLNEQEIQSICLTLISAGLDNTPLSLNYLFGILSHPKIGEHLQNRAIQDILEDSGGNIVLAWEKVSSLQGQMTTNQQNPMNCQYIEALVLETLRHFTVLPLSLPRLTTKAIRYKDFVIPKETHLFMNAYSANHDCQIFVNPYKFDPDRWLDPVSNSIKSQFLNFIINNNSKSSSGHGHQFKSLHSHQHFAFGAGSRMCSGYNLVIKQMYVMIIKMLLIFEIHPPTNIKKLMELNPFKNNSNPKGTSFEPKTNHINLKFRKLPNYKSLHELVLHQS; from the coding sequence ATGCTTCTGAGCATAAGGTGGGATGAGGCTTTGCTAATATTGCTAAATTACTTGAATGACTATCCAGTCACCATCACTTGTTTCTTGGTACTATTAATTATAGCATTGGGGATTGCCATAGATTATATCATTACTCCTAAAGAAATTGCTAATATATTCCCAATTCCTGGTGAACTACCATTTATTGGACATTTGCATCTTATCCTTGAGAATCCCGCACTAATCTATTTGACTTGGTCAAAATTATATAACCAATcgatttttcaaattcgGATTGGAAATAAACGAgtcgttgttgttaataGTTTTGACGATGTTGTTGGATTATGGGTTAACCATAGTTGCCAAAACAATTCCCGGCCATTAAGCTATACATTTCATGATTTGGTATCGGCAATTCAAGGATTTACTATTGGGTCTACTCCAGCGAGTTTaacatttcaaaaaaagaagaagaccATCTCacaatatttgaataagcgacaaattgaattgaaactGGATACCATTAATCGTCAAATAAATATCATGATTGGTGAGCTATGGAAACgtgataatgaatttgaagaCATTAATTTGTTACCGtatttccaaaaatttgttttacaAACGGCAATTTTCATTGGGTATGGGATCGAGTTGGATTGTTATAAAGAACATAGTCAGTTCTGTcaagaaataattgatattgaaaataaaatcattcGGTTAAGAtcaccaatttcaaatttacaAGACTCAATCCCCTTGTTGCGGATTATGCCTCGGTGGTTCAACAACTCGGAAATTGCCCGAATGTGTGgtgaaagaagaaatagctatatgaataaattgtatcaacaacttcaacaaGGGCTAGCTGAAGATTTGCcacaatataaaaatagTATATTGGGAGATTTAATAACTAAGACTACGAATACCcagaataataatgatgatagtAGTGACACCAATTGTACTTCTCAcaataattgtttaaaCGAGCAAGAAATCCAAAGTATATGTCTAACATTAATTAGTGCTGGACTAGATAATACTCCATTGAGTTTAAACTATCTATTTGGAATTCTATCACACCCTAAAATAGGCGAACACTTGCAAAATAGGGCGATACAAGATATTCTTGAAGATTCTGGTGGTAATATAGTACTTGCCTGGGAAAAAGTACTGCTGTTGCAGGGGCAGATGACCACTAATCAACAAAACCCAATGAATTGTCAATATATTGAAGCGTTAGTGTTGGAAACATTACGACATTTTACAGTATTGCCATTAAGCTTACCACGTTTGACTACGAAGGCGATCCGATACAAAGATTTCGTTATTCCTAAAGAGACACATTTATTTATGAATGCTTATTCTGCAAATCATGACTGCCAGATTTTTGTTAACCCCTATAAATTTGATCCTGATCGATGGTTGGATCCAGTATCAAATAGCATCAAATCTCagtttttgaatttcataatcaataacaacagTAAAAGCAGTAGTGGTCATGGTCATCAATTCAAGTCTCTTCATAGTCATCAACATTTTGCCTTTGGTGCAGGTTCAAGAATGTGTTCTGGTTATAATTTGGTGATTAAACAAATGTATGTCATGATTATTAAAATGCTATTGATATTTGAAATCCACCCACCTACTaatatcaagaaattaatgGAATTAAACCCTTTTAAAAACAATCTGAACCCAAAAGGTACATCGTTTGAACCGAAAACTAACCATATAAACTTAAAGTTCCGCAAACTACCTAACTATAAATCGCTACACGAATTAGTATTACACCAAAGTTAA
- the VAC7 gene encoding Vac7p (Ortholog of S. cerevisiae Vac7; integral vacuolar membrane protein involved in vacuole inheritance and morphology; mutants are viable), producing the protein MLHPNNSVVDMSSTGNMNENTDAPPKQQTKKKISKQNSTKTDFFAARLASAVDDIESSDSDETFIYENNDTELDDNASNINNNNNNSTNNIINLDNASVNGSMIASSNAMVTGPPGTSIALGSGLRSPSILEGEQLQYFHDPVRQQQFKLPSTKAPSISNSISSSNNIDSILKRPVHLREASTYSVNDNDHRNLVLPNSTERFTASPSNNIGNENIPQYQKTSSVAHSINEGYNDDTFSYNEVEDNLIDEDSTDDGDLTKNTITNNNNPPTTSSQQQPQPQPQPQPQQPQLHTSSPLNQIQAATSATPSVSTKNASKRNYKTSSTSSKLRSTTSKLFDKKGSQPRRYSTIPDDIDIEDFDDELIYYDNTARFPANESTSLLNQNQRIPHYRSLNLNFPQVKRQSKRYLSTGQPLESSDRGSNKDGTDNGNNSDHNINSPLTANNNNNNVNHNDHGDNKKSNTNNNNIANNRAFPFPYQDQQHHYYYDYDDFDQESQINGPNFDLPDLPINRSASRNFNNNNNPKRFGDSHFFLPRKTDQYSQRTSFLKSCIHTFVCILIVLTIGFVLGFVLATTKDLTDVGITSIENPIVSKDELVFNVVIEAFNPGWFSVDINEVELDLFARSGYLPDTDNSKISNMGGSQKVETVKLGTILNFESVLNFKGGFLSREPTIQKGGIRLLYPGKNVTAEAKLVVNMADIKIAASNSIAKESTTSNDTNDNDNSKKWEIISSNPFDLIITGVLKYDLPFSRTSRSVVVRKTGYIDPTLFVIPQGENNISI; encoded by the coding sequence ATGCTACATCCTAATAATTCAGTAGTCGATATGTCTAGCACTGGAAACATGAATGAAAATACAGATGCTCCACCGAAACAGCAgacgaaaaagaaaatatcaaaacaGAATTCAACCAAAACCGATTTTTTTGCTGCACGATTGGCTAGTGCGGTTGACGATATAGAAAGCAGTGATAGTGATGAAACGTTTATATATGAGAATAATGATACTGAACTTGATGATAATGCTAGtaatattaacaataacaacaataacagcACCAAtaacattatcaatttagaTAATGCTAGTGTTAACGGAAGTATGATTGCTTCATCCAATGCAATGGTGACTGGTCCTCCCGGAACATCGATAGCGTTAGGATCGGGCCTTCGATCGCCATCCATACTAGAGGGGGAACAGcttcaatattttcatgACCCAGTGAGGCAACAACAGTTCAAACTTCCTTCTACCAAGGCTCCGTCAATTTCCAACTCCATCAGCAGTTCAAATAATATAGATTCAATACTTAAACGACCTGTACATCTACGTGAGGCATCAACGTATTCAGTGAATGATAATGACCACCGAAATCTTGTGCTACCAAACTCAACTGAAAGGTTTACTGCTTCACCTTCGAACAATATTGGTAATGAAAATATACCTCAATACCAGAAAACTAGTAGTGTTGCCCACTCAATCAATGAAGGATACAATGATGATACATTTTCATATAATGAAGTTGAggataatttaattgatgaagattcCACGGACGATGGGGATTTGACAAAAAATACCATTactaataacaacaatccACCAACCACGTCGAGCCAACAGCAACCACAACCGCAACCACAGCCGCAACCACAGCAACCACAACTACATACTCTGTCTCCTCTAAATCAGATACAAGCAGCGACATCAGCAACACCTTCTGTGTCCACTAAAAACGCGTCTAAAAGAAATTACAAAACCTCATCCACTTCCTCAAAATTAAGATCAACTACATCAAAACTTTTCGATAAAAAAGGGTCACAACCAAGAAGATACAGTACCATTCCTGATGATATTGACATTGAAGATTTCGATGATGAGCTTATATACTATGACAACACAGCTAGGTTCCCAGCGAACGAATCAACTTCATTACtaaatcaaaaccaaagaaTCCCCCATTATAGATCActtaatttgaatttcccTCAGGTGAAGCGCCAAAGCAAGCGTTATTTGTCAACTGGCCAACCTTTAGAGAGTTCTGATCGTGGCTCTAACAAAGATGGTACTGATAATGGAAACAACAGTGATCACAATATTAATTCTCCTTTGACtgctaataataataataataacgtCAATCACAACGATCATGGTGATAACAAAAAGAGtaataccaacaacaacaacattgCTAATAATAGAGCATTTCCATTTCCTTATCaagatcaacaacatcattaTTACTACGACTACGATGATTTTGACCAAGAATCACAAATCAATGGAcccaattttgatttgcCAGACCTCCCTATAAACAGATCAGCTTCACGGAattttaacaacaacaataacccCAAAAGATTTGGCGACAGTCATTTTTTTCTACCAAGAAAGACAGATCAGTATAGTCAAAGAACAAGCTTTCTAAAGTCATGCATTCATACCTTTGTTTGTATATTAATTGTGCTTACCATAGGGTTTGTGTTGGGGTTTGTTTTGGCCACAACAAAAGATTTAACTGATGTAGGTATCACATCCATTGAGAACCCCATTGTTAGTAAAGATGAGTTAGTTTTCAATGTTGTTATTGAAGCATTTAATCCAGGGTGGTTTTCCGTTGACATCAATGAAGTAGAGTTGGATTTATTTGCAAGAAGTGGCTATCTACCTGATACAGATAATCTGAAAATATCTAACATGGGAGGGTCACAAAAAGTAGAGACGGTTAAATTAGGAAcgattttgaattttgaatcGGTTCTCAATTTCAAAGGTGGGTTTCTCTCTCGAGAACCGACAATTCAAAAGGGAGGAATCCGATTATTATATCCTGGCAAAAATGTTACTGCCGAGGCTAAATTGGTTGTAAATATGGCTGATATTAAAATAGCTGCTTCCAATAGCATTGCTAAAGAAAGCACTACTAGTAATGACACCAACGATAATGACAACTCCAAGAAGTGGGAAATCATATCAAGCAAtccatttgatttgattataaCTGGAGTATTGAAGTATGATTTACCATTTTCAAGAACCTCAAGATCAGTCGTGGTTAGAAAAACTGGGTATATTGATCCTACCTTATTCGTAATACCACAAGGAGAgaataatatttcaatttag
- a CDS encoding uncharacterized protein (Protein of unknown function; Spider biofilm induced) — protein sequence MFVNNTRYLLQSSSTASPSAIPSKDSSHGIFSISQEYTGLVIFFALCCLFVLLAIFYFQENSNNPLMLSTTYQELKQEYNSNHNNDNESNDNHR from the coding sequence ATGTTTGTCAATAATACAAGATATTTACTACAGTCATCGTCTACCGCTTCACCATCAGCAATACCCAGTAAAGATTCAAGCCATGGTATATTTTCCATAAGTCAAGAGTACACCGGGTTAGTAATATTTTTTGCATTGtgttgtttatttgttcTATTGGCAATATTCTACTTCCAAGAGAATAGTAATAATCCATTAATGCTATCGACCACGTACCAAGAATTAAAACAGGAGTACAATTCCAACCATAATAACGATAACGAAAGTAATGATAACCACAGATGA